CGTCTATTCCGGCTATATCACAACGGAAATGCAAATGCAGTTGAGACAGGCGGGCGCCACCGAGATCCTTGAGAAAGGCGGCGCAATCAAGATCCTGCTGGATCAGGTACGGAAAATTTTGAGCGCGCGGGACCGCCTTCCAAGGCCGTCTTCCGGGAAGGGCGTGAAAAATATCCTCATCGTCGACGATGAACAACCGGTCCGGGACGTTTTGGAGCTTTTTTTCGAAAAAAAAGGTTACCGTATCCGCAAGGCGGCAAACGGGACGGAGGCGCTCGCCATGGCCGCCGAAGAAAAGCCCTCCATTGTTTTGCTGGACATGGACATGCCCGGCATGAACGGGCTGGAAGTCCTCGAAAAACTGAGAAACGCTTATCCGAATCTCGGAG
This genomic interval from Verrucomicrobiia bacterium contains the following:
- a CDS encoding response regulator; its protein translation is MPKILVIDDELAIRELLATALGLENFEVTTMPRASQALAAMEREAYDLVLTDLNMPDESGLSLIKKIRSAQSRVPIVVYSGYITTEMQMQLRQAGATEILEKGGAIKILLDQVRKILSARDRLPRPSSGKGVKNILIVDDEQPVRDVLELFFEKKGYRIRKAANGTEALAMAAEEKPSIVLLDMDMPGMNGLEVLEKLRNAYPNLGALIMTGASRDQESVQKALALGAYGYILKPFDFLYLELVVTSKLLIAEEP